A single region of the Leptodactylus fuscus isolate aLepFus1 chromosome 5, aLepFus1.hap2, whole genome shotgun sequence genome encodes:
- the ELOF1 gene encoding transcription elongation factor 1 homolog, which yields MGRRKSKRKPPPKKKMTGNLDTQFTCPFCNHEKSCDVKMDRARNTGVISCTVCLEEFQTPITYLSEPVDVYSDWIDACEAANQ from the exons ATGGGACGCAGAAAGTCGAAGAGAAAGCCTCCACCCAAGAAGAAGATGACGGGGAATCTGGACACCCAGTTCACGTGTCCGTTCTGTAACCACGAGAAGTCGTGTGATGTAAAAAT GGACAGAGCTCGGAATACGGGGGTCATCTCTTGCACCGTGTGCCTGGAGGAGTTCCAGACCCCCATAACAT ATCTGTCAGAGCCGGTGGACGTTTACAGCGATTGGATCGATGCTTGTGAAGCCGCTAACCAGTAG
- the ACP5 gene encoding tartrate-resistant acid phosphatase type 5 produces the protein MDKFIVLLTILSCVTMKSISIPLKDSVPSLRFSVLGDWGGEDHPPYYTKREHLVAAELANTASKWGTDFIVAVGDNFYDDGVTDVTDMRFKETFENVFNGESLAKVPWYVIAGNHDHKGNVTAQIAYSNVSPRWKFPDFYYDLSFKIPSTNVSVRILMLDTVVLCGNSDDYGGEQPLEAENPKLANKQLEWLVEKLETSKDDYLLVAGHYPVWSIAEHGPTACLLDLVEPLLRRYQVTAYLSGHDHNLQYLQDDSGIGYILSGAGNYMDPSRKHEAKVPDGYLRFFYGHYDDLGGFAYVQVTPTEMNITYIQSSGKCLYQTTLYPRDL, from the exons ATGGACAAGTTTATTGTCCTCCTGACCATTCTGTCATGTGTAACTATGAAGTCCATCTCGATCCCCCTGAAAGACAGTGTTCCCTCTCTTCGCTTTTCTGTGCTTGGTGACTGGGGCGGAGAAGACCATCCCCCTTACTACACCAAGCGAGAACACCTGGTCGCTGCCGAGCTTGCCAATACCGCATCCAAGTGGGGAACCGACTTTATCGTAGCTGTGGGTGACAACTTCTATGATGACGGTGTGACCGATGTGACAGACATGAGATTTAAG GAAACGTTTGAGAATGTGTTTAACGGGGAGTCGCTTGCCAAAGTCCCCTGGTATGTTATCGCCGGCAACCACGACCACAAAGGAAATGTCACAGCTCAGATCGCCTACAGCAACGTGTCTCCTCGCTG GAAATTCCCAGATTTCTACTACGACCTCTCCTTCAAGATCCCGAGCACCAATGTGTCTGTGAGAATTCTGATGCTAGACACCGTCGTCCTGTGTGGGAACTCTGATGACTATGGAGGGGAGCAGCCATTGGAGGCAGAAAACCCAAAGTTGGCAAATAAACAACTGGAATGGCTGGTGGAGAAACTGGAGACTTCTAAGGATGACTACTTACTTGTGGCCGGGCATTACCCAGTGTGGTCGATAGCGGAGCATGGGCCTACCGCCTGCCTCCTTGACCTTGTTGAGCCCCTGCTGAGGAGGTACCAAGTGACAGCTTATCTAAGTGGCCATGATCACAATTTGCAG TACCTGCAGGATGACAGCGGCATCGGATACATATTGAGTGGAGCAGGAAACTATATGGATCCCTCTCGCAAGCATGAGGCAAAAGTTCCCGATGGCTACCTGCGTTTCTTCTATGGTCATTATGATGACCTGGGGGGCTTTGCATACGTGCAGGTCACACCTACAGAAATGAATATAACCTATATACAGTCATCCGGTAAATGTCTATACCAAACTACCCTATATCCACGTGATCTATAG